A stretch of the Ascaphus truei isolate aAscTru1 chromosome 4, aAscTru1.hap1, whole genome shotgun sequence genome encodes the following:
- the LOC142491915 gene encoding indolethylamine N-methyltransferase-like, whose product MDSSLHKHYHDEEFDPRGLLDTYCYNGTNDMFEDLVVFPITQLFKTFSSGRVRGETLLDVTMGPAAFHLLTACDFFKEINVIEFIDANIREFEMWRNKEPGAADWSHAAKIVCELEGKSEEWQGKEDKARRAVKRVVKCDFTKDNPLEPVVLPQMDCLLSIFVLQVVSKDLQAFCNNLKKLAAMLKTGGHLLMVASYNGSCYRIGEHKFFSLSFEEEFIREAVCDAGFIIENLETLPTKKTSNFATYDHVIFMIARKEREV is encoded by the exons ATGGATTCCAGTCTCCACAAGCATTACCATGATGAAGAGTTTGATCCAAGAGGGTTATTAGATACATATTGCTATAATGGAACGAATGATATGTTTGAGGATTTGGTTGTATTTCCTATTACACAGCTGTTTAAAACATTCTCTTCAG GTCGtgtgagaggggaaaccctgCTTGATGTTACAATGGGACCAGCAGCTTTTCATCTCTTAACCGCCTGTGATTTCTTCAAAGAGATCAATGTGATAGAATTTATCGATGCAAATATCAGGGAATTTGAAATGTGGAGGAACAAGGAGCCGGGAGCTGCTGACTGGTCTCATGCTGCAAAAATAGTTTGTGAACTGGAAGGAAAGAG tGAGGAGTGGCAAGGAAAGGAAGACAAAGCAAGAagagcagtgaaacgcgttgtcaAATGTGATTTCACCAAAGATAACCCTTTAGAGCCTGTTGTCCTGCCACAGATGGACTGTCTGCTCTCCATTTTTGTCTTGCAAGTTGTTAGCAAGGACCTCCAGGCTTTTTGTAACAACCTGAAAAAACTTGCAGCAATGCTAAAAACTGGGGGACATCTGTTAATGGTAGCGTCATATAATGGTTCGTGCTATAGGATTGGTGAACACAAGTTCTTCTCTTTGTCATTTGAGGAGGAGTTTATAAGAGAGGCTGTTTGTGATGCAGGATTCATCATTGAGAATTTGGAAACATTACCTACTAAAAAGACCAGCAATTTCGCAACTTATGACCATGTTATATTTATGATAGCACGCAAGGAGAGGGAGGTTTAG
- the LOC142492629 gene encoding indolethylamine N-methyltransferase-like, producing the protein MDSSLHKHYHDEEFDPRGLIDTYCYNGTNDMFEDLVVFPITQLFKTFSSGRVRGETLLDVTIGPVAFHLLTACDFFKEINVIEFTDANIREFEMWRNKEPGAADWSHAAKIVCELEGKSEEWQGKEDKARRAVKRVVKCDFTKDNPLEPVVLPQMDCLLSILVLQVVSKDLQDFCNNLKKLASMLKTGGHMLLLATYNCSCYMIGAHKFFSLSFEEEFIRESFCDAGFIIENLETLPTKKTSNFATYDHVIFMIARKEREV; encoded by the exons ATGGATTCCAGTCTCCACAAGCATTACCATGATGAAGAGTTTGATCCAAGAGGGTTAATAGATACATATTGCTATAATGGAACGAATGATATGTTTGAGGATTTGGTTGTATTTCCTATTACACAGCTGTTTAAAACATTCTCTTCAG GTCGtgtgagaggggaaaccctgCTTGATGTTACAATAGGACCAGTAGCTTTTCATCTCTTAACTGCCTGTGATTTCTTCAAAGAGATCAATGTGATAGAATTTACCGATGCAAATATCAGGGAATTTGAAATGTGGAGGAACAAGGAGCCGGGAGCTGCTGACTGGTCTCATGCTGCAAAAATAGTTTGTGAACTGGAAGGAAAGAG TGAGGAGTGGCAAGGAAAGGAAGACAAAGCAAGAagagcagtgaaacgcgttgtcaAATGTGATTTCACCAAAGATAACCCTTTAGAGCCTGTTGTCTTGCCACAGATGGACTGTCTGCTCTCCATTTTAGTCTTACAAGTTGTTAGCAAAGACCTCCAGGATTTTTGTAACAACCTGAAAAAACTAGCGTCAATGCTAAAAACTGGGGGACATATGTTACTGCTAGCGACATATAATTGTTCGTGCTATATGATTGGTGCGCACAAGTTCTTCTCTCTGTCATTTGAGGAGGAGTTTATAAGAGAGTCTTTTTGTGATGCAGGATTCATCATTGAGAATTTGGAAACATTACCTACTAAAAAGACCAGCAATTTCGCAACTTATGACCATGTTATATTTATGATAGCACGCAAGGAGAGGGAGGTTTAG